A region of Micromonospora sp. WMMD882 DNA encodes the following proteins:
- the rpsS gene encoding 30S ribosomal protein S19, translating to MPRSLKKGPFIDDHLLKKVETQNEKGSKNVIKTWSRRSTIIPDMLGHTIAVHDGRKHVPVFVTEAMVGHKLGEFALTRTFKGHEKDDRKSRRR from the coding sequence ATGCCTCGCAGCCTGAAGAAGGGCCCGTTCATCGACGACCACCTGCTCAAGAAGGTGGAGACGCAGAACGAGAAGGGCTCGAAGAACGTCATCAAGACCTGGTCGCGGCGCTCGACGATCATCCCGGACATGCTCGGGCACACGATCGCCGTGCACGACGGGCGCAAGCACGTCCCGGTGTTCGTCACCGAGGCGATGGTCGGGCACAAGCTCGGCGAGTTCGCGCTGACCCGCACGTTCAAGGGTCACGAGAAGGACGACCGGAAGAGCCGCCGCCGCTAG
- the rplV gene encoding 50S ribosomal protein L22, whose translation MPGKGDAPVLPGARAIARHVRISPMKARRVVNLVRGLPAKEALTVLQFAPQAASEQVYKVLASAIANAENNERLDPDALLVSEAFVDEGPTMKRFRPRAQGRAYRIRKRTCHITVAVEAVAPAAPKKSAAAKKSAPVKQAEQAEQATQAEPTETQSKTEGAE comes from the coding sequence ATGCCAGGAAAGGGCGACGCTCCGGTGCTTCCGGGCGCGCGGGCGATTGCGCGACACGTGCGCATCTCGCCGATGAAGGCGCGCCGGGTGGTCAACCTCGTCCGCGGCCTGCCCGCGAAGGAGGCCCTCACGGTGCTGCAGTTCGCGCCGCAGGCGGCGAGCGAGCAGGTGTACAAGGTGCTCGCGAGCGCGATCGCCAACGCGGAGAACAACGAGCGGCTGGACCCCGACGCGCTGCTCGTCAGCGAGGCGTTCGTCGACGAGGGCCCGACCATGAAGCGGTTCCGGCCGCGGGCGCAGGGCCGGGCGTACCGGATCCGCAAGCGCACGTGCCACATCACCGTGGCGGTCGAGGCGGTCGCGCCGGCGGCGCCGAAGAAGTCCGCGGCGGCGAAGAAGTCGGCCCCGGTCAAGCAGGCCGAGCAGGCTGAGCAGGCCACGCAGGCGGAGCCGACGGAGACGCAGAGCAAGACGGAGGGCGCCGAGTAA
- the rpsC gene encoding 30S ribosomal protein S3: MGQKVHPHGFRLGISTDWKSRWFADKLYKDYIGEDVKIRRMMSKGLERAGISKVDIERTRDRVRVDIHTARPGIVIGRKGAEADRIRGELEKLTGKQVQLNIIEVKSPESDAQLVAQGVAEQLSSRVSFRRAMRKAMQSAMKNPVCKGIRVQVSGRLGGAEMSRTEFYREGRVPLHTLRANIEYGFFEARTTFGRIGVKVWIYKGDAVPGREAPAETAPSRPRRERGDRPERPRRGRSGSSGTTAGGTEAGRAAATTVAQQAETPSGEPVDSAAVAAAATTPADSQPAETQQEG, translated from the coding sequence ATGGGTCAGAAGGTTCACCCGCACGGGTTCCGGCTCGGCATCTCGACCGACTGGAAGTCCCGCTGGTTCGCGGACAAGCTCTACAAGGACTACATCGGCGAGGACGTCAAGATCCGCCGCATGATGTCCAAGGGGCTGGAGCGGGCCGGCATCTCCAAGGTCGACATCGAGCGGACCCGGGACCGGGTCCGGGTCGACATCCACACCGCCCGTCCGGGCATCGTCATCGGCCGTAAGGGCGCCGAGGCGGACCGGATCCGCGGCGAGCTGGAGAAGCTCACCGGCAAGCAGGTGCAGCTCAACATCATCGAGGTGAAGAGCCCCGAGTCGGACGCGCAGCTCGTCGCCCAGGGCGTCGCCGAGCAGCTCTCCAGCCGGGTCAGCTTCCGTCGGGCGATGCGCAAGGCGATGCAGTCGGCCATGAAGAACCCGGTCTGCAAGGGCATCCGGGTGCAGGTCTCGGGTCGTCTGGGCGGCGCCGAGATGAGCCGGACCGAGTTCTACCGCGAGGGCCGGGTGCCGCTGCACACGCTGCGGGCCAACATCGAGTACGGCTTCTTCGAGGCCCGTACCACCTTCGGCCGGATCGGCGTGAAGGTCTGGATCTACAAGGGCGACGCGGTTCCGGGCCGGGAGGCCCCGGCCGAGACCGCCCCGTCCCGCCCGCGTCGTGAGCGTGGCGACCGTCCCGAGCGTCCGCGTCGCGGTCGCTCCGGTTCCTCCGGCACCACCGCCGGCGGCACCGAGGCTGGTCGGGCCGCCGCGACCACCGTCGCGCAGCAGGCCGAGACGCCGAGTGGCGAGCCGGTCGACAGCGCTGCTGTCGCCGCGGCCGCGACCACCCCGGCCGACTCGCAGCCGGCAGAAACGCAGCAGGAGGGCTGA
- the rplP gene encoding 50S ribosomal protein L16, producing the protein MLMPRKPPKGFRKPHHPDRSGASKGGNRVVFGEFGIQALEPAYVTNRQIESARIAMTRHIKRGGKVWITIFPDQALTKKPAETRMGSGKGSPEWWVANVKPGRVLFEMSFPNEQIAREAMRRAIHKLPMKCRIVTREVGES; encoded by the coding sequence ATGCTGATGCCGCGCAAGCCCCCGAAGGGCTTCCGCAAGCCGCACCACCCGGACCGCAGCGGCGCGTCCAAGGGCGGGAACCGGGTGGTGTTCGGCGAGTTCGGGATCCAGGCTCTCGAGCCGGCGTACGTCACGAACCGGCAGATCGAGTCGGCTCGTATCGCGATGACCCGTCACATCAAGCGTGGCGGCAAGGTCTGGATCACGATCTTCCCGGACCAGGCGCTGACCAAGAAGCCGGCGGAGACCCGGATGGGTTCCGGTAAGGGCTCGCCCGAGTGGTGGGTCGCCAACGTGAAGCCGGGGCGGGTGCTCTTCGAGATGTCCTTCCCCAACGAGCAGATCGCGCGAGAGGCGATGCGTCGCGCGATCCACAAGCTCCCGATGAAGTGCCGCATTGTGACGCGCGAAGTGGGTGAATCCTGA
- the rpmC gene encoding 50S ribosomal protein L29, with protein sequence MAAGVKAAELRELSEEELVTKLREAKAELFNLRVQAATGQLDNNRRLQVIRREIARIYTIMRERELGLSAAPTEVTAS encoded by the coding sequence ATGGCAGCGGGCGTTAAGGCCGCCGAGCTGCGTGAGCTCTCCGAGGAGGAGCTGGTCACGAAGCTGCGGGAGGCCAAGGCGGAGCTGTTCAACCTCCGGGTGCAGGCCGCCACCGGTCAGCTCGACAACAACCGGCGGCTCCAGGTCATCCGTCGGGAGATCGCCCGGATCTACACGATCATGCGTGAGCGTGAGCTGGGGCTCTCGGCCGCGCCGACTGAGGTGACTGCATCATGA
- the rpsQ gene encoding 30S ribosomal protein S17, which yields MSETTENTTTATVRARRKVREGLVVSDKMDKTVVVEVEDRVKHALYGKIMRRTSKLKVHDEQNAAGIGDRVLIMETRPLSATKRWRLVEILEKAK from the coding sequence ATGAGCGAGACCACCGAGAACACCACCACCGCCACCGTGCGGGCCCGCCGCAAGGTCCGTGAGGGCCTGGTGGTGAGCGACAAGATGGACAAGACCGTCGTCGTCGAGGTCGAGGACCGGGTCAAGCACGCGCTGTACGGCAAGATCATGCGCCGGACCAGCAAGCTGAAGGTGCACGACGAGCAGAACGCCGCCGGCATCGGCGACCGGGTTCTGATCATGGAGACCCGGCCGCTGTCGGCCACCAAGCGGTGGCGGCTCGTGGAGATCCTGGAAAAGGCCAAGTAG
- the rplN gene encoding 50S ribosomal protein L14: MIQQESRLRVADNTGAREILCIRVLGGSGRRYASIGDVIVATVKDAIPGAGVKKGDVVKAVVVRTAKERRRPDGSYIRFDENAAVIIKDGGDPRGTRIFGPVGRELRDKRFMKIISLAPEVL, from the coding sequence GTGATTCAGCAGGAGTCGCGACTGCGCGTCGCCGACAACACGGGTGCCCGGGAGATCCTGTGCATCCGGGTTCTCGGTGGCTCCGGTCGGCGCTACGCGAGCATCGGCGACGTCATCGTGGCCACCGTCAAGGACGCGATCCCCGGCGCCGGTGTGAAGAAGGGCGACGTCGTCAAGGCGGTCGTCGTTCGCACCGCCAAGGAGCGTCGGCGGCCGGACGGCTCGTACATCCGCTTCGACGAGAACGCCGCCGTCATCATCAAGGACGGTGGGGACCCGCGCGGTACCCGTATCTTCGGCCCGGTGGGTCGTGAGCTGCGGGACAAGCGGTTCATGAAGATCATTTCTCTCGCGCCGGAGGTGTTGTGA
- the rplX gene encoding 50S ribosomal protein L24, with the protein MTVKVKKGDTVIVIAGKDKGAKGKVIAAYPRQDKVLVEGVNRVKKHTRVSTTQRGAKTGGIVTQEAPIHVSNVQVLDSDGKPTRIGYRIDENGQKVRIARSSGKDL; encoded by the coding sequence GTGACCGTGAAGGTCAAGAAGGGCGACACGGTCATCGTCATCGCCGGCAAGGACAAGGGCGCCAAGGGCAAGGTCATCGCGGCCTACCCGCGCCAGGACAAGGTCCTCGTCGAGGGCGTGAACCGCGTCAAGAAGCACACCCGCGTGAGCACCACCCAGCGCGGCGCCAAGACCGGTGGCATCGTCACCCAGGAGGCCCCGATCCACGTCTCGAACGTGCAGGTCCTGGACTCCGATGGGAAGCCGACCCGAATCGGGTACCGGATCGACGAGAACGGCCAGAAGGTCCGCATCGCGCGTAGCTCCGGTAAGGACCTCTGA
- the rplE gene encoding 50S ribosomal protein L5, with the protein MTTATETKTLPRLKERYRNEIVAKLQEQHNFANPMQVPRLVKIVVNMGVGEAARDAKLIDGAVRDLATITGQKPQVRRATKSIAQFKLREGMPIGAKVTLRGDRMWEFLDRLLSIALPRIRDFRGLDGRKLDGHGNYTFGLTEQSVFHEIDQDKIDRQRGMDITVVTTATTDDEGRALLKLLGFPFKEN; encoded by the coding sequence ATGACCACGGCTACCGAAACCAAGACCCTGCCGCGCCTCAAGGAGCGGTACCGTAACGAGATCGTGGCCAAGCTGCAGGAGCAGCACAACTTCGCGAACCCCATGCAGGTTCCGCGGTTGGTCAAGATCGTCGTCAACATGGGTGTCGGCGAGGCCGCTCGCGACGCCAAGCTGATCGACGGCGCCGTGCGCGACCTGGCCACCATCACCGGCCAGAAGCCGCAGGTGCGGCGGGCGACCAAGTCGATCGCGCAGTTCAAGCTCCGTGAGGGCATGCCGATCGGCGCGAAGGTCACCCTGCGCGGCGACCGGATGTGGGAGTTCCTGGACCGGCTGCTCTCCATCGCGCTGCCGCGTATCCGTGACTTCCGCGGCCTGGACGGGCGCAAGCTCGACGGGCACGGCAACTACACGTTCGGCCTGACCGAGCAGTCGGTGTTCCACGAGATCGACCAGGACAAGATCGATCGTCAGCGGGGCATGGACATCACCGTGGTGACCACCGCCACGACCGACGACGAGGGCCGGGCGCTGCTCAAGCTCCTGGGCTTCCCGTTCAAGGAGAACTGA
- a CDS encoding type Z 30S ribosomal protein S14: MAKKALILKAAAKPKFSVRAYTRCQRCGRPKAVYRKFGLCRVCIREMAHRGELPGVSKASW; this comes from the coding sequence ATGGCCAAGAAGGCGCTGATCCTCAAGGCGGCCGCGAAGCCGAAGTTCTCGGTTCGCGCGTACACCCGCTGCCAGCGGTGCGGACGTCCCAAGGCGGTCTACCGCAAGTTCGGTCTCTGCCGGGTCTGCATCCGGGAGATGGCCCACCGCGGTGAGCTGCCCGGCGTGTCCAAGGCCTCCTGGTAA
- the rpsH gene encoding 30S ribosomal protein S8: MTMTDPIADMLTRLRNANQAYHDRVTMPYSKIKANIAEVLKSEGYIATWSVEEPEEGAVGKRLVVELKYGQNRERSLAGIKRVSKPGLRVYAKSDGLPRVLGGLGVAIISTSQGLLTDRQARKRSVGGEVLAFVW; this comes from the coding sequence ATGACGATGACCGACCCGATCGCAGACATGCTCACGCGTCTGCGGAACGCCAACCAGGCGTACCACGACCGGGTGACGATGCCCTACTCCAAGATCAAGGCGAACATCGCCGAGGTCCTGAAGTCCGAGGGTTACATCGCCACCTGGTCGGTCGAGGAGCCCGAGGAGGGCGCCGTCGGCAAGCGACTGGTCGTCGAACTGAAGTACGGCCAGAACCGGGAGCGGAGCCTGGCCGGCATCAAGCGTGTCTCCAAGCCCGGTCTCCGGGTGTACGCCAAGTCGGACGGGCTCCCGCGGGTGCTCGGCGGCCTCGGCGTGGCGATCATTTCGACGTCCCAGGGGCTGCTGACCGACCGGCAGGCCCGCAAGCGGAGCGTTGGCGGGGAAGTCCTCGCCTTCGTCTGGTAA
- the rplF gene encoding 50S ribosomal protein L6 has product MSRIGRKSIPVPSGVDVTIDGRTVKVKGPKGELSHTVAEPITVERGEDGTLHVNRPNDERKAKELHGLSRTLVANMIVGVTDGYRKSLEIAGTGYRVTAKGKDLEFALGFSHPVLVPAPDGITFTVEKPTLFHVAGIDKQLVGEVAANIRKIRPPEPYKGKGVKYQDEVIRRKAGKAGKK; this is encoded by the coding sequence ATGTCGCGTATTGGACGTAAGTCGATCCCGGTGCCTTCCGGCGTCGACGTCACCATTGACGGCCGGACCGTCAAGGTCAAGGGCCCCAAGGGCGAGCTGTCGCACACCGTCGCCGAGCCGATCACGGTGGAGCGGGGCGAGGACGGCACGCTGCACGTCAACCGGCCGAACGACGAGCGCAAGGCCAAGGAGCTGCACGGCCTGAGCCGTACCCTGGTCGCGAACATGATCGTCGGGGTGACCGACGGTTACCGCAAGAGCCTGGAGATCGCCGGCACCGGTTACCGGGTCACCGCCAAGGGCAAGGACCTGGAGTTCGCGCTCGGGTTCTCGCACCCGGTGCTGGTCCCCGCGCCGGACGGCATCACCTTCACCGTCGAGAAGCCGACGCTGTTCCACGTGGCCGGCATCGACAAGCAGCTCGTCGGTGAGGTCGCCGCCAACATCCGGAAGATCCGCCCGCCGGAGCCCTACAAGGGCAAGGGTGTGAAGTACCAGGACGAGGTCATTCGTCGCAAGGCCGGAAAGGCAGGTAAGAAGTGA
- the rplR gene encoding 50S ribosomal protein L18, producing MSATLLKRRRGVAAKRAVGRARRHFRVRKNVNGTPERPRLVVTRSLRHIVAQIVDDTKGHTLASASTLDASLRGTEGDKSALAGKVGALLAERAKAAGVSKVVFDRGGNRYAGRVAALADAAREAGLEF from the coding sequence GTGAGCGCCACGCTGCTCAAGCGCCGCCGCGGCGTCGCCGCCAAGCGTGCCGTCGGGCGTGCGCGTCGGCACTTCCGGGTCCGCAAGAACGTCAACGGCACCCCCGAGCGTCCCCGCCTGGTCGTCACCCGCTCGCTGCGGCACATCGTGGCCCAGATCGTGGACGACACCAAGGGTCACACCCTGGCGTCGGCCTCGACCCTGGACGCCTCGCTGCGCGGCACGGAGGGCGACAAGAGCGCCCTGGCCGGCAAGGTCGGCGCCCTGCTCGCCGAGCGGGCCAAGGCCGCCGGCGTCTCGAAGGTCGTCTTCGACCGCGGTGGCAACCGGTACGCGGGGCGGGTCGCCGCCCTGGCCGACGCCGCTCGCGAAGCCGGGCTCGAGTTCTAG